A section of the Methanoregula formicica SMSP genome encodes:
- a CDS encoding CRISPR-associated endonuclease Cas6, producing MNLPTFTLFLDPVHPPEFTLPEFRASLARDLAEHPASAPGAAHDGQILYRYPAILCKQLKNNLAVIGICQGARFLRQLADNNAEILSENNSCRIVSRDPEIHNEEFGITGRMYAYEILIPYLALNQQNAKKFYGLKGKPARDAFMQKILTGHLNTLAKSLDYSLSEPITCTARVRFIQERIDRENRIVFLGKFTTNLCIPDYLGIGQSVSSGYGTIRKICAMEEPHQDPATIP from the coding sequence ATGAACCTCCCCACCTTCACGCTGTTTCTTGATCCCGTTCACCCGCCTGAGTTCACCCTCCCGGAGTTCCGGGCATCTCTTGCCCGCGATCTCGCGGAGCACCCGGCATCGGCACCCGGTGCAGCTCATGACGGGCAGATCCTTTACCGGTATCCTGCGATCCTGTGCAAACAGCTCAAAAACAATCTGGCGGTGATCGGAATTTGCCAGGGGGCCCGGTTCCTTCGACAACTGGCTGATAACAATGCGGAAATACTGTCGGAAAATAATTCCTGCAGGATTGTTTCGCGGGATCCGGAGATTCACAATGAAGAGTTCGGGATCACCGGCCGGATGTATGCGTATGAGATCCTCATCCCGTATCTTGCCCTCAACCAGCAGAACGCAAAAAAATTCTATGGCCTGAAAGGGAAGCCTGCACGGGACGCATTCATGCAGAAGATCCTCACCGGTCACCTGAACACCCTGGCAAAATCCCTTGACTATTCCTTAAGCGAGCCCATCACCTGCACAGCCCGTGTCCGCTTCATCCAGGAGCGGATCGATCGCGAGAACAGGATTGTCTTTCTTGGAAAATTCACGACAAATCTCTGCATCCCGGATTACCTGGGGATAGGCCAGTCGGTCTCTTCCGGTTACGGCACGATCCGGAAGATCTGCGCGATGGAAGAACCGCATCAGGACCCTGCAACAATCCCGTGA
- the hypD gene encoding hydrogenase formation protein HypD: MATGKEIADTLHDMVDREMTFMHICGTHEAAIARTGLRSLLPEQLKIVMGPGCPVCITPQGEIDAALDLVDKDCIIATYGDLLRVPGTRGSLESCGGDVRVVQGVHKAVEIAQKTDREVVFISVGFETTAPTVAATILTKPPKNFSILSCHRIVPPAMKWLLDQGEAKLHGFMLPGHVCTVMGYEEYEAFPVPQVVAGFEAEDILLGLLMLVKQVKEGTHRVDNAYPRAVSREGNVKAKKLMYEVFEPSDVEWRGFPVIPGSGLRLKKEFEQYDAQKKFGIVFKHVSKHTACICDRVLRGLATPSDCKLFGKICSPRTPVGPCMVSHEGACKIWHMYQAKKA, encoded by the coding sequence ATGGCGACGGGAAAGGAGATTGCAGACACGCTGCACGACATGGTTGACCGGGAGATGACTTTCATGCATATCTGCGGCACGCACGAGGCCGCGATCGCCCGGACCGGTCTCCGGAGCCTGCTCCCGGAACAGCTGAAGATCGTCATGGGGCCCGGCTGCCCGGTCTGCATCACGCCGCAGGGCGAGATCGATGCAGCGCTCGACCTTGTCGACAAGGACTGCATCATCGCAACGTACGGCGATCTTCTCCGCGTGCCCGGGACCCGGGGCTCGCTTGAGTCCTGCGGCGGCGATGTCCGGGTTGTGCAGGGCGTCCACAAGGCGGTCGAGATCGCGCAGAAGACCGACAGGGAGGTTGTCTTCATCTCGGTGGGCTTTGAGACCACGGCCCCCACCGTTGCTGCAACGATCCTGACAAAACCCCCAAAAAACTTCTCGATCCTTTCCTGTCACCGCATTGTCCCGCCCGCCATGAAATGGCTCCTTGACCAGGGCGAGGCAAAGCTGCACGGGTTCATGCTCCCCGGCCATGTCTGCACGGTGATGGGGTACGAGGAGTACGAGGCGTTTCCCGTGCCGCAGGTCGTTGCCGGCTTCGAGGCCGAGGACATCCTCTTAGGCCTGCTGATGCTCGTGAAGCAGGTGAAAGAGGGGACGCACCGGGTTGACAATGCCTACCCGCGTGCTGTCAGCCGCGAAGGAAACGTCAAGGCGAAGAAGCTGATGTACGAGGTCTTCGAGCCGTCCGATGTTGAGTGGCGGGGCTTCCCGGTTATTCCCGGGTCAGGGCTCCGGCTCAAAAAAGAGTTCGAGCAGTACGATGCGCAGAAGAAGTTCGGCATTGTCTTTAAGCACGTGAGCAAGCACACGGCGTGCATCTGCGACCGGGTGCTCCGTGGGCTTGCCACTCCTTCGGACTGCAAACTGTTTGGGAAGATCTGCTCTCCCCGTACTCCGGTGGGCCCGTGCATGGTCAGCCACGAGGGCGCCTGCAAGATCTGGCACATGTACCAGGCAAAGAAGGCGTGA
- a CDS encoding mechanosensitive ion channel family protein: MVLEFAGLELNYIYAALTILAGIIIAFFVRAFVKWLESKAEETDTKWDDILIAALGLPVQITIVVVSIYFAVIWFDILPENAKFLLNPAYVTSFYILISAWIVSSLLHDIIATYGRILAGKSETDLDDRLIDLLELVVKYVIWFAAIMAVLKVFNIDITPFLAGAGIAGIAVALAAQDFISNFFGGAIIKVDKPFKVGDRVKIDDYYGDVISVGTRSTRIKTLDYQVVTLPNNKITTNVIVNYSEPDEKLRLTIPVSVAYGTDPKRVKAILLEIAREAIRNTEYLLEDPKPTVFFTEFAESSLNFILRVWMKKYNVPDEVKDVLNTRIAERFAEEGIEIPFPQMDVHLKK, encoded by the coding sequence ATGGTGCTCGAATTCGCAGGACTCGAACTGAACTATATCTACGCAGCACTCACAATCCTCGCCGGAATAATCATCGCTTTTTTTGTGCGGGCATTTGTCAAGTGGCTGGAGTCGAAAGCCGAAGAGACCGATACCAAGTGGGACGACATCCTCATTGCCGCCCTCGGTCTACCAGTCCAGATCACCATTGTCGTAGTTTCGATATATTTCGCCGTGATCTGGTTTGATATCCTCCCGGAGAATGCGAAGTTCCTCCTCAACCCGGCGTATGTCACCTCCTTTTATATTCTCATCAGCGCCTGGATCGTCTCCTCGCTCCTCCACGATATCATCGCCACGTACGGGCGGATCCTTGCCGGGAAATCCGAAACGGATCTTGACGACCGGCTCATCGATCTTTTGGAACTGGTGGTCAAGTATGTCATCTGGTTTGCCGCCATCATGGCAGTCCTCAAGGTCTTCAACATCGATATCACCCCGTTCCTGGCCGGTGCGGGTATCGCAGGTATCGCCGTTGCGCTCGCGGCCCAGGACTTCATCTCCAACTTCTTTGGCGGGGCAATTATCAAGGTCGACAAGCCGTTCAAGGTCGGGGACCGGGTCAAGATCGATGATTATTACGGGGATGTCATATCGGTCGGTACCCGCAGCACCCGGATCAAAACCCTTGATTACCAGGTCGTGACCCTGCCCAACAATAAGATAACGACAAACGTCATCGTGAACTACTCGGAGCCGGACGAGAAACTCCGTCTCACCATACCGGTCTCGGTTGCGTACGGCACCGACCCGAAACGGGTCAAGGCAATCCTGCTCGAGATTGCACGCGAGGCAATCCGCAACACGGAATATCTCCTCGAAGACCCGAAGCCCACGGTCTTCTTCACTGAGTTTGCCGAATCCAGCCTGAACTTCATCCTCCGTGTCTGGATGAAGAAGTACAATGTCCCGGATGAAGTGAAGGACGTACTCAATACCCGCATTGCCGAGCGGTTCGCGGAGGAAGGAATCGAGATCCCGTTCCCGCAGATGGATGTGCATTTGAAGAAATAA
- a CDS encoding sugar phosphate isomerase/epimerase family protein — protein MFGVSTFCLHQFPLENALEQISEFTDRIEVMDEGLHYLHSAEPLLSYDHRFSIHTPCRGTNIASLLEPIRRASIEVMAQCMKIAAEVNAGIVVHPGYFAWAEERDKACRQLERSIDDLTVLSREFSVPFFIENMGNWEYFLLKVPDELPLIGNSLFALDVGHAHQMHCLDGFLEYPAAHYHLHDNAGDADSHRAVGDGTIDFSVVMNAVKKSGIEPIIEVEKFEDVQKSIDRLNAL, from the coding sequence ATGTTCGGGGTTTCAACATTCTGTCTCCACCAGTTCCCGCTCGAAAACGCGCTGGAACAGATCTCCGAATTTACCGACCGGATTGAGGTGATGGACGAGGGGCTCCATTACCTGCACTCCGCTGAACCGCTGCTCTCCTACGACCACCGCTTCTCCATCCACACGCCCTGCCGGGGCACGAACATCGCGAGCCTGCTCGAACCTATCCGGCGGGCAAGCATTGAGGTGATGGCGCAGTGCATGAAGATCGCGGCTGAAGTTAATGCCGGCATTGTTGTCCACCCGGGCTATTTTGCGTGGGCCGAGGAACGGGACAAGGCCTGCCGGCAGCTGGAGCGCTCGATCGATGACCTGACTGTCCTCTCCCGCGAATTCTCGGTCCCGTTCTTCATCGAGAACATGGGAAACTGGGAATACTTTCTCTTAAAAGTGCCGGACGAACTCCCGCTCATCGGCAACTCCCTGTTCGCGCTCGATGTCGGGCATGCGCACCAGATGCACTGCCTTGACGGGTTCCTGGAATACCCCGCAGCGCATTACCACCTGCACGACAATGCGGGCGATGCCGATTCGCACAGGGCCGTTGGCGACGGGACGATCGATTTTTCCGTTGTCATGAACGCAGTGAAGAAGTCCGGTATCGAACCGATCATCGAGGTCGAGAAGTTCGAGGACGTGCAGAAGAGCATCGACCGGCTCAATGCGCTGTAA
- a CDS encoding aminotransferase-like domain-containing protein has translation MSQQTLSKAGTKASSGYKYTFAARMAKTPKSFIREILKVTEDPRIISFAGGLPNPELIDVDGVARATAAVLAEDGRVALQYSTTEGYRPLRQFIADRYKKRLGLDISPDEILITNGSQQCLDLIGKVLISAGDHVAIERPGYLGAIQAFSLYEPVFHPVLLHEDGLDPAQFAHELKANPIRFFYGVPNSQNPSGVTYSEQRRKDIAELLRGKNTLLVEDDAYGELNFAGKSLPSFRQYLPEQTIITGSFSKILAPGIRMGWVVAPPAIMEQLVIAKQASDLHSNYLSQRIAYEYLTHEDIDTKIRVIQARYKAQAELMVSLMKELMPASVRFTTPQGGMFVWVTLPEGISSMEVFERVLKEDVAVLPGTPFYTDGGGKDTLRLNFSNSSPEKIRAGIGRLARVIRDMDRP, from the coding sequence ATGAGTCAGCAGACACTGTCAAAGGCCGGGACCAAAGCTTCCTCAGGCTATAAGTACACGTTTGCAGCGCGGATGGCAAAGACGCCCAAGTCCTTCATCCGTGAGATCCTCAAGGTGACCGAAGACCCCCGCATCATCTCGTTTGCCGGCGGCCTTCCGAACCCGGAGCTTATCGATGTCGATGGCGTAGCCCGGGCAACGGCTGCCGTGCTCGCGGAGGACGGGAGGGTGGCATTGCAATACTCCACGACCGAAGGCTACCGGCCCCTCCGGCAGTTCATCGCGGACCGGTACAAAAAACGCCTTGGCCTCGACATCTCTCCGGACGAGATCCTGATCACGAACGGGTCGCAGCAGTGCCTCGACCTGATCGGAAAAGTCCTCATCAGTGCCGGCGACCATGTTGCTATCGAGCGGCCCGGCTACCTGGGCGCGATCCAGGCATTTTCGCTGTATGAACCGGTCTTCCACCCGGTCCTGCTCCATGAGGACGGCCTCGATCCGGCGCAGTTTGCCCATGAACTGAAAGCAAACCCGATCCGGTTCTTCTATGGCGTCCCGAACTCGCAGAATCCCTCAGGTGTCACGTACTCGGAGCAGCGGAGAAAGGATATCGCAGAACTCCTCCGTGGAAAGAACACGCTGCTGGTCGAGGACGATGCATATGGCGAACTCAATTTTGCCGGGAAATCGCTCCCGTCATTCCGGCAGTACCTCCCGGAACAGACTATCATCACCGGATCGTTCTCCAAGATCCTTGCCCCGGGCATCCGGATGGGATGGGTTGTCGCACCGCCGGCCATCATGGAGCAGCTCGTCATTGCAAAGCAGGCGTCGGACCTCCACTCCAATTACCTCTCGCAGCGGATCGCGTACGAGTACCTCACGCATGAGGACATCGATACAAAGATCCGCGTCATCCAGGCGCGGTACAAGGCCCAGGCAGAACTGATGGTCAGCCTCATGAAGGAACTGATGCCGGCATCAGTCCGGTTCACAACCCCGCAGGGCGGCATGTTTGTCTGGGTTACGCTGCCGGAGGGGATCTCGTCGATGGAGGTCTTCGAGCGGGTGCTCAAGGAAGATGTAGCGGTCCTGCCCGGCACGCCGTTCTACACGGATGGCGGCGGAAAGGACACGCTGCGGCTCAACTTCTCCAACTCATCGCCCGAAAAGATCCGGGCCGGCATCGGGCGGCTCGCCCGGGTGATCCGGGACATGGACCGCCCCTGA